The following proteins come from a genomic window of Elusimicrobiota bacterium:
- a CDS encoding TolC family protein, producing MKLFTKRIVINTLCLSTALVVLLAITAVAAEKLTVDKCVDLALKSSQGIKIAEQKMLSSKYAVDEASARNFPDFTFMAMYVKMSPMPETKTSFQMPVGVNPLTGSIIYAPVSFNIKTGYDYLYDFKLSVSQPLYTFGKIGLGVKQSKIGYKAAEEELRRAKNELVFNTKRAYYGLMLTQKMVAIAEEAVKVTDEHYKTMQLMYEDGKISKYDLSRIKVQLTNAQVGLIRAKNGGRMAKEAVEVMLKTSLDNYELETEFEYNPNAAVIEDVFAEALKTRPELKQLGFQEDIMNLLVKLTNASGLPNLALSASADYKMPYYTEEKWDSAWNASLVFNWPLNFYTGAKVKQMKTNVETMKLTRSQVEDGIRLETKKAVIDLNEAKERIDVQKENVELAKENLRIADQRYKEGYMSYVDVRDVQLALTQSEVNYYQALFDYNIAQASLVKAVGK from the coding sequence ATGAAGCTGTTTACTAAAAGGATAGTTATTAATACTCTGTGTTTAAGTACTGCGCTGGTAGTATTATTAGCAATAACCGCTGTTGCTGCAGAAAAACTTACGGTAGATAAATGCGTGGATTTAGCGCTAAAAAGTTCGCAGGGAATCAAAATTGCGGAACAAAAAATGTTATCCTCAAAATATGCTGTTGATGAGGCTAGTGCGCGTAACTTCCCGGATTTTACTTTTATGGCAATGTACGTAAAGATGAGCCCGATGCCGGAAACTAAAACGTCGTTCCAGATGCCGGTTGGGGTTAATCCTCTAACAGGATCAATTATTTATGCGCCGGTATCGTTCAATATAAAGACAGGGTATGATTATCTTTACGATTTCAAACTTTCTGTCTCGCAGCCGCTTTATACTTTCGGGAAAATAGGGTTAGGGGTAAAACAGTCAAAAATTGGTTATAAAGCTGCGGAGGAAGAACTGCGCCGCGCAAAAAATGAGTTGGTATTCAATACCAAACGCGCGTATTACGGGTTGATGCTTACCCAAAAAATGGTGGCAATCGCGGAAGAAGCTGTAAAAGTTACTGACGAGCATTATAAAACTATGCAGTTGATGTATGAAGACGGAAAAATATCGAAGTACGATCTTTCCCGTATAAAAGTACAGCTTACCAACGCGCAGGTAGGATTGATCCGCGCAAAAAACGGCGGGCGTATGGCAAAAGAAGCGGTGGAGGTTATGCTGAAAACTAGTTTGGATAATTACGAACTTGAGACCGAGTTTGAGTATAACCCGAACGCTGCTGTTATAGAAGATGTTTTTGCGGAAGCTCTTAAAACCCGGCCTGAACTTAAACAACTTGGGTTTCAGGAAGATATTATGAATTTATTGGTTAAACTTACCAACGCGTCAGGGCTGCCGAACCTCGCATTATCCGCATCAGCGGATTATAAAATGCCGTATTATACCGAAGAAAAATGGGATAGCGCATGGAATGCAAGCCTTGTATTCAACTGGCCATTAAACTTCTATACCGGCGCTAAAGTTAAACAGATGAAGACGAATGTGGAAACAATGAAGCTTACCCGTTCTCAGGTGGAAGACGGTATACGTTTGGAAACAAAAAAAGCGGTGATTGACCTGAACGAAGCTAAAGAGCGTATTGATGTACAAAAAGAAAATGTTGAATTAGCAAAAGAAAATTTGAGGATTGCGGATCAGCGGTATAAAGAAGGGTATATGTCGTATGTAGACGTCCGGGATGTACAGCTTGCGTTGACACAATCTGAAGTAAATTATTACCAGGCGTTGTTTGATTATAATATCGCACAGGCGTCATTAGTAAAAGCAGTAGGGAAATAA
- a CDS encoding efflux RND transporter periplasmic adaptor subunit: protein MRKVIIWVVVVLFIGLIGYRVTVSIGKFTKKTVAKTEDTGVPVEVVKVRTGDIADRLNLTGNVMANETVNVYAKVPGKLQKYLVSEGDNVAVDQVVAMVNRDEPGFDYAESPVKTNIAGIVSKRYPDIGALVSPAAGGAVAMATPVITVVNIDKVKVVVDVVEKDVAKVSKDLSAQVKVDAYPKRTFTGTVTSVSPMIDQMSRTAKIEITVDNTERLLRPGMFANVDILVSYHSGRILVPVKCIIEKPDGTKRVMVIKSNIAEDRAVTVGFTDNNNAEILSGLKYGEYAVSTGQQRLTNGIKAAIISGGEKE, encoded by the coding sequence ATGCGTAAAGTAATTATTTGGGTAGTGGTAGTCTTGTTTATAGGCCTTATAGGGTACAGGGTAACAGTTTCAATTGGAAAGTTTACAAAAAAAACTGTGGCAAAAACTGAAGATACCGGCGTACCTGTGGAAGTTGTGAAAGTGCGTACAGGCGATATCGCTGACCGGCTTAACCTCACGGGTAATGTTATGGCGAATGAAACGGTTAACGTGTACGCAAAAGTTCCGGGTAAACTACAAAAGTATTTGGTAAGCGAAGGGGATAATGTTGCCGTCGATCAGGTTGTTGCGATGGTAAACCGTGACGAGCCGGGGTTTGATTATGCGGAATCACCGGTAAAAACTAATATTGCGGGGATCGTATCAAAACGGTATCCTGACATTGGCGCGTTGGTATCCCCGGCAGCAGGCGGCGCGGTAGCAATGGCTACGCCAGTAATTACTGTCGTTAATATTGACAAAGTTAAGGTTGTAGTTGACGTCGTAGAAAAAGATGTTGCTAAAGTTAGTAAGGATTTATCTGCACAGGTAAAAGTTGATGCGTACCCCAAACGTACGTTCACAGGAACCGTTACGTCGGTCAGCCCGATGATTGACCAGATGAGCCGTACCGCGAAAATTGAAATTACAGTGGATAACACGGAACGGTTACTCCGTCCCGGGATGTTTGCGAATGTAGATATTCTGGTGAGTTACCATTCAGGGCGTATACTTGTACCGGTAAAGTGTATCATAGAAAAACCTGATGGAACAAAACGGGTAATGGTAATAAAAAGCAATATCGCGGAGGACCGGGCGGTTACCGTAGGGTTTACTGATAACAATAACGCAGAAATCCTATCCGGCCTTAAATACGGCGAGTACGCAGTTTCTACCGGGCAGCAAAGGCTTACTAACGGGATAAAAGCTGCGATTATATCCGGTGGGGAGAAAGAGTAA